From a single Streptomyces sp. NBC_00377 genomic region:
- a CDS encoding YqgE/AlgH family protein has translation MTEVSSLTGRLLVATPALADPNFDRAVVLLLDHDEEGSLGVVLNRPTPVGVSDILEGWADLTGEPGVVFQGGPVSLDSALGVAVIPGGAAVNGTPLGWRRVHGAIGLVDLEAPPELLASALGSLRIFAGYAGWGPGQLEDELGEGAWYVVESEPGDVSSPSPERLWREVLRRQRSELAMVATYPDDASLN, from the coding sequence ATGACCGAGGTGTCCTCGCTCACAGGGCGGCTGCTCGTGGCAACGCCCGCCCTGGCGGACCCGAACTTCGACCGTGCGGTGGTGCTCCTTCTCGACCACGACGAGGAGGGCTCACTCGGTGTCGTCCTCAACCGGCCCACGCCGGTGGGCGTGAGTGACATCCTGGAGGGCTGGGCGGACCTGACCGGTGAACCCGGCGTCGTCTTCCAGGGCGGCCCGGTGTCCCTGGACTCGGCCCTCGGGGTCGCCGTCATCCCGGGCGGCGCGGCCGTCAACGGGACCCCGCTCGGCTGGCGCCGGGTGCACGGCGCGATCGGCCTCGTCGACCTGGAGGCCCCGCCGGAACTCCTGGCCTCGGCCCTCGGCTCGCTCAGGATCTTCGCCGGATACGCAGGCTGGGGTCCCGGCCAGCTGGAGGACGAACTGGGGGAGGGCGCCTGGTACGTCGTGGAGTCCGAGCCCGGCGACGTCTCCTCGCCGTCCCCCGAGAGACTCTGGCGCGAGGTCCTGCGCCGCCAGCGAAGCGAACTGGCGATGGTGGCGACGTATCCGGACGACGCGTCGCTCAACTGA